From the Hevea brasiliensis isolate MT/VB/25A 57/8 chromosome 15, ASM3005281v1, whole genome shotgun sequence genome, one window contains:
- the LOC110667041 gene encoding pectin acetylesterase 7 isoform X1, protein MLSLSRRKMGDSRFGPQWHCLLLVVCLLLRAEGDSIPITIVETAKARGAVCLDGSPPAYHIDKGYGSGINNWIVHMEGGGWCDDVKSCLERKNTYKGSSLKMEKTMGFSGILGKKQAANPDFYNWNRIKIKYCDGSSFTGDVEGVDPKTKLYFRGERIWRAVIDDLLAKGMKNAQNAILSGCSAGGLAAILHCDKFKSLLPTTAKVKCVSDAGYFIHGQDVAGGYEIQKFFGRIVGLHGSVKSLPPSCTSRMKPELCFFPQYVTRTMQTPLFVINSAYDFWQLKNVLAPSAVDSKGTWKSCKLDLKKCSAAQLKTVHNFRLQFLNALSIGAGSKPSNGLFINSCYAHCQSGSAATWLADKSPVLGNTKIGKAVGDWFYDRAKFQKIDCPYPCNPTCVKVDSDS, encoded by the exons ATGCTTTCTCTAAGCAGAAGAAAAATGGGTGATTCAAGATTTGGCCCCCAATGGCATTGTCTTCTACTTGTAGTCTGCTTATTGCTCAGAGCAGAAGGAGATAGCATTCCTATTACTATTGTTGAAACTGCAAAAGCTAGAGGAGCGG TTTGCTTGGATGGAAGTCCACCAGCTTACCACATTGATAAGGGATACGGTTCTGGGATTAACAACTGGATAGTTCACATGGAG GGAGGAGGATGGTGTGATGATGTAAAGAGCTGCCTGGAAAGAAAGAACACATACAAGGGTTCATCATTGAAAATGGAGAAGACAATGGGTTTCTCTGGTATACTAGGGAAAAAGCAAGCAGCTAATCCTG ATTTTTACAACTGGAATAGAATCAAGATTAAGTACTGTGATGGGTCATCATTTACTGGTGATGTAGAAGGAGTTGATCCG AAAACTAAACTGTACTTCAGAGGAGAAAGGATTTGGCGGGCTGTTATTGATGATCTGTTGGCGAAAGGGATGAAAAATGCTCAAAAT GCTATTCTTTCCGGCTGCTCAGCTGGTGGATTGGCTGCTATTTTGCATTGTGACAAATTCAAATCTCTCCTACCTACAACTGCTAAAGTAAAATGTGTTTCAGATGCTGGTTATTTTATTCATGG ACAGGATGTTGCTGGTGGGTATGAAATCCAAAAATTCTTCGGTCGAATAGTTGGATTACAT GGATCAGTAAAGAGTCTTCCTCCATCTTGCACATCAAGAATGAAACCAGAATTG TGCTTCTTCCCACAATATGTAACTCGGACTATGCAAACTCCACTTTTTGTTATTAATTCAGCCTATGATTTCTGGCAG TTAAAGAATGTTCTGGCACCCAGTGCTGTTGATTCAAAAGGAACCTGGAAGAGCTGCAAACTTGACTTAAAGAAGTGCTCAGCTGCTCAACTCAAAACTGTGCACA ATTTCAGGTTGCAATTCTTAAATGCTTTGAGCATTGGAGCTGGCAGCAAACCATCAAATGGATTGTTCATAAACTCTTGCTATGCACACTGCCAATCTGGATCAGCTGCCACTTGGTTAGCCGATAAGTCTCCAGTGTTGGGAAATACG AAAATTGGGAAGGCAGTTGGAGACTGGTTTTACGATAGAGCCAAGTTCCAGAAGATCGATTGCCCTTACCCTTGCAACCCAACTTGTGTCAAAGTTGATTCTGATTCATAA
- the LOC110667041 gene encoding pectin acetylesterase 7 isoform X2, whose translation MGDSRFGPQWHCLLLVVCLLLRAEGDSIPITIVETAKARGAVCLDGSPPAYHIDKGYGSGINNWIVHMEGGGWCDDVKSCLERKNTYKGSSLKMEKTMGFSGILGKKQAANPDFYNWNRIKIKYCDGSSFTGDVEGVDPKTKLYFRGERIWRAVIDDLLAKGMKNAQNAILSGCSAGGLAAILHCDKFKSLLPTTAKVKCVSDAGYFIHGQDVAGGYEIQKFFGRIVGLHGSVKSLPPSCTSRMKPELCFFPQYVTRTMQTPLFVINSAYDFWQLKNVLAPSAVDSKGTWKSCKLDLKKCSAAQLKTVHNFRLQFLNALSIGAGSKPSNGLFINSCYAHCQSGSAATWLADKSPVLGNTKIGKAVGDWFYDRAKFQKIDCPYPCNPTCVKVDSDS comes from the exons ATGGGTGATTCAAGATTTGGCCCCCAATGGCATTGTCTTCTACTTGTAGTCTGCTTATTGCTCAGAGCAGAAGGAGATAGCATTCCTATTACTATTGTTGAAACTGCAAAAGCTAGAGGAGCGG TTTGCTTGGATGGAAGTCCACCAGCTTACCACATTGATAAGGGATACGGTTCTGGGATTAACAACTGGATAGTTCACATGGAG GGAGGAGGATGGTGTGATGATGTAAAGAGCTGCCTGGAAAGAAAGAACACATACAAGGGTTCATCATTGAAAATGGAGAAGACAATGGGTTTCTCTGGTATACTAGGGAAAAAGCAAGCAGCTAATCCTG ATTTTTACAACTGGAATAGAATCAAGATTAAGTACTGTGATGGGTCATCATTTACTGGTGATGTAGAAGGAGTTGATCCG AAAACTAAACTGTACTTCAGAGGAGAAAGGATTTGGCGGGCTGTTATTGATGATCTGTTGGCGAAAGGGATGAAAAATGCTCAAAAT GCTATTCTTTCCGGCTGCTCAGCTGGTGGATTGGCTGCTATTTTGCATTGTGACAAATTCAAATCTCTCCTACCTACAACTGCTAAAGTAAAATGTGTTTCAGATGCTGGTTATTTTATTCATGG ACAGGATGTTGCTGGTGGGTATGAAATCCAAAAATTCTTCGGTCGAATAGTTGGATTACAT GGATCAGTAAAGAGTCTTCCTCCATCTTGCACATCAAGAATGAAACCAGAATTG TGCTTCTTCCCACAATATGTAACTCGGACTATGCAAACTCCACTTTTTGTTATTAATTCAGCCTATGATTTCTGGCAG TTAAAGAATGTTCTGGCACCCAGTGCTGTTGATTCAAAAGGAACCTGGAAGAGCTGCAAACTTGACTTAAAGAAGTGCTCAGCTGCTCAACTCAAAACTGTGCACA ATTTCAGGTTGCAATTCTTAAATGCTTTGAGCATTGGAGCTGGCAGCAAACCATCAAATGGATTGTTCATAAACTCTTGCTATGCACACTGCCAATCTGGATCAGCTGCCACTTGGTTAGCCGATAAGTCTCCAGTGTTGGGAAATACG AAAATTGGGAAGGCAGTTGGAGACTGGTTTTACGATAGAGCCAAGTTCCAGAAGATCGATTGCCCTTACCCTTGCAACCCAACTTGTGTCAAAGTTGATTCTGATTCATAA
- the LOC110667040 gene encoding pectin acetylesterase 8 isoform X5, with translation MGLRFNILACVLLLVKTEGLFVGITYVGNAVAKGAVCLDGSPPAYHLDEGFGTGINSWLVHFEGGGWCNNVTTCLARKNTRLGSSKQMVTQLAFSGILSNRRQFNPDFYNWNRVKIRYCDGASFTGDVQAVNPATNLHFRGARIFLAVMEDLLAKGMKNAENALLSGCSAGGLAAILHCDNFRALLPMGTKIKCLSDAGYFINVNDVSGAPHIRNFFSQVVSLHGSAKNLPFSCISRLNPALCFFPQYVVQQIRTPLFVLNAAYDSWQIKNILAPSVADPRSTWNDCKVDMNNCSPIQLKTMQEGTTKWECSNRTFDFGEMGFLLVDSSANGVGVGMKKRIQEAKRIQYGS, from the exons ATGGGCCTACGGTTTAATATTCTAGCTTGTGTTTTGTTGTTGGTGAAGACAGAAGGCCTTTTTGTGGGAATTACTTATGTAGGGAATGCAGTGGCAAAAGGAGCTG TTTGTTTGGATGGAAGCCCCCCAGCTTACCATTTAGATGAGGGGTTTGGAACAGGCATTAATAGTTGGTTGGTTCACTTTGAG GGAGGAGGATGGTGCAACAATGTAACAACTTGCCTGGCCCGCAAGAATACCCGTTTAGGTTCATCTAAGCAAATGGTCACACAACTTGCTTTCTCTGGGATTTTGAGCAACAGGCGGCAATTTAATCCAG ATTTCTACAACTGGAATAGAGTTAAGATCAGATACTGTGATGGGGCTTCATTTACTGGTGATGTGCAGGCAGTCAATCCT GCTACTAACCTTCACTTCAGAGGAGCAAGGATTTTTCTTGCTGTCATGGAGGATCTACTAGCTAAAGGAATGAAAAATGCTGAAAAT GCACTTCTTTCTGGTTGTTCAGCTGGTGGACTGGCTGCCATTTTGCATTGTGATAACTTCCGAGCTCTTCTACCTATGGGTACTAAAATAAAATGCCTTTCAGATGCTGGTTATTTTATCAATGT GAATGATGTTTCTGGAGCACCACACATACGAAACTTCTTCAGTCAGGTGGTTTCATTGCAT GGATCAGCAAAAAATTTACCTTTTTCCTGTATTTCGAGATTAAACCCTGCATTG TGTTTCTTCCCACAATATGTGGTGCAGCAAATACGAACACCCCTTTTTGTTCTAAATGCAGCATATGATTCATGGCAG ATTAAGAATATTTTGGCACCGAGCGTTGCTGATCCTCGTAGCACCTGGAATGACTGCAAGGTTGACATGAACAACTGTTCCCCTATTCAACTCAAAACAATGCAAG AAGGGACCACGAAATGGGAGTGCAGCAACAGAACATTTGATTTTGGTGAAATGGGTTTTCTGTTGGTTGATAGCAGTGCAAATGGGGTTGGAGTGGGCATGAAAAAGCGGATTCAAGAAGCGAAAAGGATTCAATATGGCTCATGA
- the LOC110667040 gene encoding pectin acetylesterase 8 isoform X1 has protein sequence MVDSRMGLRFNILACVLLLVKTEGLFVGITYVGNAVAKGAVCLDGSPPAYHLDEGFGTGINSWLVHFEGGGWCNNVTTCLARKNTRLGSSKQMVTQLAFSGILSNRRQFNPDFYNWNRVKIRYCDGASFTGDVQAVNPATNLHFRGARIFLAVMEDLLAKGMKNAENALLSGCSAGGLAAILHCDNFRALLPMGTKIKCLSDAGYFINVNDVSGAPHIRNFFSQVVSLHGSAKNLPFSCISRLNPALCFFPQYVVQQIRTPLFVLNAAYDSWQIKNILAPSVADPRSTWNDCKVDMNNCSPIQLKTMQDFRLHFLSALYKSANSSSKGLYIDSCYTHCQTETQETWFMADSPMLSKTKIAKAVGDWFYDRIPFKKIDCPYPCNPTCPNNVLNQPYHPEKGPRNGSAATEHLILVKWVFCWLIAVQMGLEWA, from the exons ATGGTAGATTCAAGAATGGGCCTACGGTTTAATATTCTAGCTTGTGTTTTGTTGTTGGTGAAGACAGAAGGCCTTTTTGTGGGAATTACTTATGTAGGGAATGCAGTGGCAAAAGGAGCTG TTTGTTTGGATGGAAGCCCCCCAGCTTACCATTTAGATGAGGGGTTTGGAACAGGCATTAATAGTTGGTTGGTTCACTTTGAG GGAGGAGGATGGTGCAACAATGTAACAACTTGCCTGGCCCGCAAGAATACCCGTTTAGGTTCATCTAAGCAAATGGTCACACAACTTGCTTTCTCTGGGATTTTGAGCAACAGGCGGCAATTTAATCCAG ATTTCTACAACTGGAATAGAGTTAAGATCAGATACTGTGATGGGGCTTCATTTACTGGTGATGTGCAGGCAGTCAATCCT GCTACTAACCTTCACTTCAGAGGAGCAAGGATTTTTCTTGCTGTCATGGAGGATCTACTAGCTAAAGGAATGAAAAATGCTGAAAAT GCACTTCTTTCTGGTTGTTCAGCTGGTGGACTGGCTGCCATTTTGCATTGTGATAACTTCCGAGCTCTTCTACCTATGGGTACTAAAATAAAATGCCTTTCAGATGCTGGTTATTTTATCAATGT GAATGATGTTTCTGGAGCACCACACATACGAAACTTCTTCAGTCAGGTGGTTTCATTGCAT GGATCAGCAAAAAATTTACCTTTTTCCTGTATTTCGAGATTAAACCCTGCATTG TGTTTCTTCCCACAATATGTGGTGCAGCAAATACGAACACCCCTTTTTGTTCTAAATGCAGCATATGATTCATGGCAG ATTAAGAATATTTTGGCACCGAGCGTTGCTGATCCTCGTAGCACCTGGAATGACTGCAAGGTTGACATGAACAACTGTTCCCCTATTCAACTCAAAACAATGCAAG ATTTTAGGTTGCACTTCTTGAGTGCATTGTATAAATCAGCCAACTCTTCTTCCAAAGGATTGTACATAGACTCTTGCTATACCCACTGTCAAACTGAAACACAGGAGACATGGTTCATGGCTGACTCTCCCATGCTTAGCAAAACA AAAATTGCAAAGGCAGTTGGAGATTGGTTTTATGACAGGATTCCTTTCAAAAAGATTGATTGTCCTTACCCTTGCAATCCAACCTGCCCCAACAATGTTTTAAATCAGCCATATCACCCGGAA AAGGGACCACGAAATGGGAGTGCAGCAACAGAACATTTGATTTTGGTGAAATGGGTTTTCTGTTGGTTGATAGCAGTGCAAATGGGGTTGGAGTGGGCATGA
- the LOC110667040 gene encoding pectin acetylesterase 8 isoform X6 yields the protein MVTQLAFSGILSNRRQFNPDFYNWNRVKIRYCDGASFTGDVQAVNPATNLHFRGARIFLAVMEDLLAKGMKNAENALLSGCSAGGLAAILHCDNFRALLPMGTKIKCLSDAGYFINVNDVSGAPHIRNFFSQVVSLHGSAKNLPFSCISRLNPALCFFPQYVVQQIRTPLFVLNAAYDSWQIKNILAPSVADPRSTWNDCKVDMNNCSPIQLKTMQDFRLHFLSALYKSANSSSKGLYIDSCYTHCQTETQETWFMADSPMLSKTKIAKAVGDWFYDRIPFKKIDCPYPCNPTCPNNVLNQPYHPEKGPRNGSAATEHLILVKWVFCWLIAVQMGLEWA from the exons ATGGTCACACAACTTGCTTTCTCTGGGATTTTGAGCAACAGGCGGCAATTTAATCCAG ATTTCTACAACTGGAATAGAGTTAAGATCAGATACTGTGATGGGGCTTCATTTACTGGTGATGTGCAGGCAGTCAATCCT GCTACTAACCTTCACTTCAGAGGAGCAAGGATTTTTCTTGCTGTCATGGAGGATCTACTAGCTAAAGGAATGAAAAATGCTGAAAAT GCACTTCTTTCTGGTTGTTCAGCTGGTGGACTGGCTGCCATTTTGCATTGTGATAACTTCCGAGCTCTTCTACCTATGGGTACTAAAATAAAATGCCTTTCAGATGCTGGTTATTTTATCAATGT GAATGATGTTTCTGGAGCACCACACATACGAAACTTCTTCAGTCAGGTGGTTTCATTGCAT GGATCAGCAAAAAATTTACCTTTTTCCTGTATTTCGAGATTAAACCCTGCATTG TGTTTCTTCCCACAATATGTGGTGCAGCAAATACGAACACCCCTTTTTGTTCTAAATGCAGCATATGATTCATGGCAG ATTAAGAATATTTTGGCACCGAGCGTTGCTGATCCTCGTAGCACCTGGAATGACTGCAAGGTTGACATGAACAACTGTTCCCCTATTCAACTCAAAACAATGCAAG ATTTTAGGTTGCACTTCTTGAGTGCATTGTATAAATCAGCCAACTCTTCTTCCAAAGGATTGTACATAGACTCTTGCTATACCCACTGTCAAACTGAAACACAGGAGACATGGTTCATGGCTGACTCTCCCATGCTTAGCAAAACA AAAATTGCAAAGGCAGTTGGAGATTGGTTTTATGACAGGATTCCTTTCAAAAAGATTGATTGTCCTTACCCTTGCAATCCAACCTGCCCCAACAATGTTTTAAATCAGCCATATCACCCGGAA AAGGGACCACGAAATGGGAGTGCAGCAACAGAACATTTGATTTTGGTGAAATGGGTTTTCTGTTGGTTGATAGCAGTGCAAATGGGGTTGGAGTGGGCATGA
- the LOC110667040 gene encoding pectin acetylesterase 8 isoform X4, whose amino-acid sequence MGLRFNILACVLLLVKTEGLFVGITYVGNAVAKGAVCLDGSPPAYHLDEGFGTGINSWLVHFEGGGWCNNVTTCLARKNTRLGSSKQMVTQLAFSGILSNRRQFNPDFYNWNRVKIRYCDGASFTGDVQAVNPATNLHFRGARIFLAVMEDLLAKGMKNAENALLSGCSAGGLAAILHCDNFRALLPMGTKIKCLSDAGYFINVNDVSGAPHIRNFFSQVVSLHGSAKNLPFSCISRLNPALCFFPQYVVQQIRTPLFVLNAAYDSWQIKNILAPSVADPRSTWNDCKVDMNNCSPIQLKTMQDFRLHFLSALYKSANSSSKGLYIDSCYTHCQTETQETWFMADSPMLSKTKGPRNGSAATEHLILVKWVFCWLIAVQMGLEWA is encoded by the exons ATGGGCCTACGGTTTAATATTCTAGCTTGTGTTTTGTTGTTGGTGAAGACAGAAGGCCTTTTTGTGGGAATTACTTATGTAGGGAATGCAGTGGCAAAAGGAGCTG TTTGTTTGGATGGAAGCCCCCCAGCTTACCATTTAGATGAGGGGTTTGGAACAGGCATTAATAGTTGGTTGGTTCACTTTGAG GGAGGAGGATGGTGCAACAATGTAACAACTTGCCTGGCCCGCAAGAATACCCGTTTAGGTTCATCTAAGCAAATGGTCACACAACTTGCTTTCTCTGGGATTTTGAGCAACAGGCGGCAATTTAATCCAG ATTTCTACAACTGGAATAGAGTTAAGATCAGATACTGTGATGGGGCTTCATTTACTGGTGATGTGCAGGCAGTCAATCCT GCTACTAACCTTCACTTCAGAGGAGCAAGGATTTTTCTTGCTGTCATGGAGGATCTACTAGCTAAAGGAATGAAAAATGCTGAAAAT GCACTTCTTTCTGGTTGTTCAGCTGGTGGACTGGCTGCCATTTTGCATTGTGATAACTTCCGAGCTCTTCTACCTATGGGTACTAAAATAAAATGCCTTTCAGATGCTGGTTATTTTATCAATGT GAATGATGTTTCTGGAGCACCACACATACGAAACTTCTTCAGTCAGGTGGTTTCATTGCAT GGATCAGCAAAAAATTTACCTTTTTCCTGTATTTCGAGATTAAACCCTGCATTG TGTTTCTTCCCACAATATGTGGTGCAGCAAATACGAACACCCCTTTTTGTTCTAAATGCAGCATATGATTCATGGCAG ATTAAGAATATTTTGGCACCGAGCGTTGCTGATCCTCGTAGCACCTGGAATGACTGCAAGGTTGACATGAACAACTGTTCCCCTATTCAACTCAAAACAATGCAAG ATTTTAGGTTGCACTTCTTGAGTGCATTGTATAAATCAGCCAACTCTTCTTCCAAAGGATTGTACATAGACTCTTGCTATACCCACTGTCAAACTGAAACACAGGAGACATGGTTCATGGCTGACTCTCCCATGCTTAGCAAAACA AAGGGACCACGAAATGGGAGTGCAGCAACAGAACATTTGATTTTGGTGAAATGGGTTTTCTGTTGGTTGATAGCAGTGCAAATGGGGTTGGAGTGGGCATGA
- the LOC110667040 gene encoding pectin acetylesterase 8 isoform X3: MGLRFNILACVLLLVKTEGLFVGITYVGNAVAKGAVCLDGSPPAYHLDEGFGTGINSWLVHFEGGGWCNNVTTCLARKNTRLGSSKQMVTQLAFSGILSNRRQFNPDFYNWNRVKIRYCDGASFTGDVQAVNPATNLHFRGARIFLAVMEDLLAKGMKNAENALLSGCSAGGLAAILHCDNFRALLPMGTKIKCLSDAGYFINVNDVSGAPHIRNFFSQGSAKNLPFSCISRLNPALCFFPQYVVQQIRTPLFVLNAAYDSWQIKNILAPSVADPRSTWNDCKVDMNNCSPIQLKTMQDFRLHFLSALYKSANSSSKGLYIDSCYTHCQTETQETWFMADSPMLSKTKIAKAVGDWFYDRIPFKKIDCPYPCNPTCPNNVLNQPYHPEKGPRNGSAATEHLILVKWVFCWLIAVQMGLEWA; this comes from the exons ATGGGCCTACGGTTTAATATTCTAGCTTGTGTTTTGTTGTTGGTGAAGACAGAAGGCCTTTTTGTGGGAATTACTTATGTAGGGAATGCAGTGGCAAAAGGAGCTG TTTGTTTGGATGGAAGCCCCCCAGCTTACCATTTAGATGAGGGGTTTGGAACAGGCATTAATAGTTGGTTGGTTCACTTTGAG GGAGGAGGATGGTGCAACAATGTAACAACTTGCCTGGCCCGCAAGAATACCCGTTTAGGTTCATCTAAGCAAATGGTCACACAACTTGCTTTCTCTGGGATTTTGAGCAACAGGCGGCAATTTAATCCAG ATTTCTACAACTGGAATAGAGTTAAGATCAGATACTGTGATGGGGCTTCATTTACTGGTGATGTGCAGGCAGTCAATCCT GCTACTAACCTTCACTTCAGAGGAGCAAGGATTTTTCTTGCTGTCATGGAGGATCTACTAGCTAAAGGAATGAAAAATGCTGAAAAT GCACTTCTTTCTGGTTGTTCAGCTGGTGGACTGGCTGCCATTTTGCATTGTGATAACTTCCGAGCTCTTCTACCTATGGGTACTAAAATAAAATGCCTTTCAGATGCTGGTTATTTTATCAATGT GAATGATGTTTCTGGAGCACCACACATACGAAACTTCTTCAGTCAG GGATCAGCAAAAAATTTACCTTTTTCCTGTATTTCGAGATTAAACCCTGCATTG TGTTTCTTCCCACAATATGTGGTGCAGCAAATACGAACACCCCTTTTTGTTCTAAATGCAGCATATGATTCATGGCAG ATTAAGAATATTTTGGCACCGAGCGTTGCTGATCCTCGTAGCACCTGGAATGACTGCAAGGTTGACATGAACAACTGTTCCCCTATTCAACTCAAAACAATGCAAG ATTTTAGGTTGCACTTCTTGAGTGCATTGTATAAATCAGCCAACTCTTCTTCCAAAGGATTGTACATAGACTCTTGCTATACCCACTGTCAAACTGAAACACAGGAGACATGGTTCATGGCTGACTCTCCCATGCTTAGCAAAACA AAAATTGCAAAGGCAGTTGGAGATTGGTTTTATGACAGGATTCCTTTCAAAAAGATTGATTGTCCTTACCCTTGCAATCCAACCTGCCCCAACAATGTTTTAAATCAGCCATATCACCCGGAA AAGGGACCACGAAATGGGAGTGCAGCAACAGAACATTTGATTTTGGTGAAATGGGTTTTCTGTTGGTTGATAGCAGTGCAAATGGGGTTGGAGTGGGCATGA
- the LOC110667040 gene encoding pectin acetylesterase 8 isoform X2, whose translation MGLRFNILACVLLLVKTEGLFVGITYVGNAVAKGAVCLDGSPPAYHLDEGFGTGINSWLVHFEGGGWCNNVTTCLARKNTRLGSSKQMVTQLAFSGILSNRRQFNPDFYNWNRVKIRYCDGASFTGDVQAVNPATNLHFRGARIFLAVMEDLLAKGMKNAENALLSGCSAGGLAAILHCDNFRALLPMGTKIKCLSDAGYFINVNDVSGAPHIRNFFSQVVSLHGSAKNLPFSCISRLNPALCFFPQYVVQQIRTPLFVLNAAYDSWQIKNILAPSVADPRSTWNDCKVDMNNCSPIQLKTMQDFRLHFLSALYKSANSSSKGLYIDSCYTHCQTETQETWFMADSPMLSKTKIAKAVGDWFYDRIPFKKIDCPYPCNPTCPNNVLNQPYHPEKGPRNGSAATEHLILVKWVFCWLIAVQMGLEWA comes from the exons ATGGGCCTACGGTTTAATATTCTAGCTTGTGTTTTGTTGTTGGTGAAGACAGAAGGCCTTTTTGTGGGAATTACTTATGTAGGGAATGCAGTGGCAAAAGGAGCTG TTTGTTTGGATGGAAGCCCCCCAGCTTACCATTTAGATGAGGGGTTTGGAACAGGCATTAATAGTTGGTTGGTTCACTTTGAG GGAGGAGGATGGTGCAACAATGTAACAACTTGCCTGGCCCGCAAGAATACCCGTTTAGGTTCATCTAAGCAAATGGTCACACAACTTGCTTTCTCTGGGATTTTGAGCAACAGGCGGCAATTTAATCCAG ATTTCTACAACTGGAATAGAGTTAAGATCAGATACTGTGATGGGGCTTCATTTACTGGTGATGTGCAGGCAGTCAATCCT GCTACTAACCTTCACTTCAGAGGAGCAAGGATTTTTCTTGCTGTCATGGAGGATCTACTAGCTAAAGGAATGAAAAATGCTGAAAAT GCACTTCTTTCTGGTTGTTCAGCTGGTGGACTGGCTGCCATTTTGCATTGTGATAACTTCCGAGCTCTTCTACCTATGGGTACTAAAATAAAATGCCTTTCAGATGCTGGTTATTTTATCAATGT GAATGATGTTTCTGGAGCACCACACATACGAAACTTCTTCAGTCAGGTGGTTTCATTGCAT GGATCAGCAAAAAATTTACCTTTTTCCTGTATTTCGAGATTAAACCCTGCATTG TGTTTCTTCCCACAATATGTGGTGCAGCAAATACGAACACCCCTTTTTGTTCTAAATGCAGCATATGATTCATGGCAG ATTAAGAATATTTTGGCACCGAGCGTTGCTGATCCTCGTAGCACCTGGAATGACTGCAAGGTTGACATGAACAACTGTTCCCCTATTCAACTCAAAACAATGCAAG ATTTTAGGTTGCACTTCTTGAGTGCATTGTATAAATCAGCCAACTCTTCTTCCAAAGGATTGTACATAGACTCTTGCTATACCCACTGTCAAACTGAAACACAGGAGACATGGTTCATGGCTGACTCTCCCATGCTTAGCAAAACA AAAATTGCAAAGGCAGTTGGAGATTGGTTTTATGACAGGATTCCTTTCAAAAAGATTGATTGTCCTTACCCTTGCAATCCAACCTGCCCCAACAATGTTTTAAATCAGCCATATCACCCGGAA AAGGGACCACGAAATGGGAGTGCAGCAACAGAACATTTGATTTTGGTGAAATGGGTTTTCTGTTGGTTGATAGCAGTGCAAATGGGGTTGGAGTGGGCATGA